The segment GCACAGCAGTTAGAACAAAATGAAGGAAGTAATTTTGTTCTCTTGCAGGCCATCTGGTTTAGTATTGGTGCGTGTGTTGTAGCAGCTATTCAATTCATTGATATGGACCAATTATATAAAGCTAGTATTTTTATCTATGGATTTGGTGTGCTTGTTCTTGCTGTATTGTTAGTGAGTCCGGAAAGTATTGCGCAGCCGGTGAATGGTGCGAAAAGCTGGTTTCAGTTGTTTGGTGTTTCTATGCAGCCAGGCGAGTTTGCGAAGATTTCCACCATTATATTTTTGGCGGCAACGATAAGCAGGCATAAAACAAAATTTGAAGCAAATACATTGAAAACAGATAGCTATTTATTGCTCAAACTTATTACAATTACAGTTATCCCGGTTTTTCTTATTATGCAGCAGCCTGACTTTGGAACGGCTATGGTTTATCTGTTTATTGTGGGTATCATTATTATTTTGTCCGGAATCGATTGGAAAATTATAACGGCGTTAATTGTTGGCAGTTTGACAATCCTCGCAGCAGTCTTTACACTTGTTATCCAATTCCCTGAAGCTGCCGGGGAGCTTGGAATTGAGCGATATCAGGTGGACCGGATAATGACCTGGTTTGACCCAACTCAACCTTCCAGTGACGCAACCTGGCACTTTGATCGTGCCCATATGGCATTGGGGTCAGGAAGTCTATTTGGCAAAGGCTTGGGCAACTTGGAAGTGCCATATCCAGAGGCACACACCGACTTTATCTTTTCTGTTATTGGAGAAAGCTTTGGTTTTATAGGTAGCGCAGTTGTCATCTTCTTGTATTTTATGCTGTTATATAAGTTGGTAACGCTGGGGTTAAATACGTTTAGACATTCGCCATTTGCAGCATATTTATGCTTTGGTTACTTCAGTTTAATACTGATTCATGTATTTCAAAATATCGGTATGACGGTTGGAATTATGCCGGTTACTGGTATTCCGCTACTGTTAATCAGCTATGGCGGGAGTTCCGTATTATCCACCATGATTGGATACGGAATCGTCTATCGGGTAGCAGTGGAACATACCATACAAAGTGATTATCTTTTTAAATAGGTAAGACCCGCATGAACAATATCATGTGGGTCTTTGTTTTATTCTTCTTCTTTGGTTGTTGCTACTACTTTTTCGATTCGTTTCTCCGTTACTTCTTCGACTTCAAAAACGATGTTCTCGTAATTCACTGTAGCTTTTTCTCCTGCGTGCGGGAAATAACCGAGCTGGTCAATGAGGAAGCCACTTAATGTATCATACGTTTCTGTAGGCAATTCGATCTCGAGTACATCTTCTACTTCGTGGAGATGAATGGTACCGACAATGGAAAATGTTGCTGGGTCAATCTTTTTGATTTCTTCCTCGGATACGTTAGCGCCGTCGCTCTCACTAAATATATCCCCAACGATTTCCTCAATGACATCCTCGATAGTAATTAAACCTTCCGTGCCACCATATTCATCAAGTACGATGGCAATATGCATGTTGTTCTTCTGCATGTCTTTGAATAAAATATCTATATGCTGGGTTTCTAATACAAAATAGGGCTTACGGATCATTTCTTTTAGATTAAAAGCTCCCTCGTCCCGATGATCCAATTGAAGTAAATCTTTTGCATGTAAGATCCCAATAATATTATCGATGTCCCCTTCATATACAGGGAACCGGGTGTATTTCTCCTTATTTACTAATTTAATGGTTTCATCCAACGTAGCATCAATGGATAAAACAGACATATCCGTCCGGTGTGTGATAATATCGGAAGCATCCTTATCATTGAATTCAAAGATATTTTGAATCATGACATGTTCACCCTTCTGGATTGTCCCTTTTTCCCCGCCGGCTTCAACCATTATTCTAATGTCTTCTTCTGTTGCTTCTTCGTTATCTGCATCTGGATCAACGCCAAACAATTTAACAGTGTTATTTGTGGAAAATTGCAGGAACTTTACTATAGGTAAACAGATTTTAAATAACCAAGTTACGGGTGTAGTAGCGATATTTGCAATTAATTCAGCTTTCTGCAGTGCAAGCTGTTTTGGGACAAGCTCCCCAAAAACCAGGGTGAAATAGGATAGGATAATGGTTATTGCAACAACGGAAATCGTCTCAAGCACGTCTTGAGAAATCGGGACACCTAAATTATATAACGCCTCAGCCAGTGGCCCTGCAAAGAAGTCGGCTGCAAAAGCACTTGCTAAAAACCCGGCTAATGTAATCCCGATCTGAATGGTTGCAAGGAAACGGCTTGGTTCATTGATAAGATTATAAAGCTTTTGCGCCTTTTTATCTCCGTCATCAGCCATTCGCTTGACTTTATTTTCATTTAATGAAACGAAAGCTATCTCTGATGCGGCAAAAAATGCGTTCAGTAAAAGTAATACGATAAGAACACCTATAGCACTAGCCAATTATTTTAACCTCCATATAATTTGAAACATCTTACGTAATCTGTATAGTTGTCTACCATAATTATAAGCCTATCTCATTTTTGATACAAATTATTCTTCTTGCAGTGCCGTCCATTCTTCCATTAATGGATCAATTTGCTGTTTGAGCTCACTTGTTTGTTTGGTGAGTTCCAATGCTTTTTCGTGATCCTGGTAGATATCCGGTTCGGTCATCTTTTCTTCCAGTATGGCAATTTCGAGTTCCAGTTTTTCAATTGTTTCTTCCAGTTCAGCAATACGGCGCTGTTTCTTTCTTTCCTCGCGCTGGGCTTGTTTATCTTCCTGGAAGCTGCGTTTTTTCTGATCGGTTTTCTGAACGGTTTCTTCTGTTTGCTGCAGTCTGGCTATTTCGGCCTCTTCTTGCTTCTTTTCCATATAATAATCATAATCACCTAAATAAATCGTTATACCACCCGTTTGCATTTCTGCTACTTGATCGGTTATTTTATTAATAAAATAACGGTCATGGGATACGAAAATGATTGTTCCGGGAAAATCAATCAATGCTGCTTCCAGTACCTCTTTACTATCAATATCTAAGTGATTTGTCGGTTCATCCAAAATTAGGAGATTAGCTTTTTGCATCATTAATTTGGCTAACGCAAGACGTGCTTTCTCGCCGCCGCTTAGAGAGTTAACAAGCTTTAACACATCGTCACCGGAAAAAAGGAAATTCCCTAAAACGGTTCGAATGTCCTTCTCATTAACATTTGGATACGCGTCCCATAGCTCGAGCAGTACTGTCTTGGAGGAGGATAAATTTGCCTGCTCTTGATCATAATACCCGATTTGCACGTTTGTTCCTGGTTGCACCTGTCCACTAGTGGGTTTCACGCTTCCTAAGATTGCTTTTAACAATGTTGTTTTCCCAACACCATTTGGCCCGATCAAAGCAATTCGTTCACCCCTGTTCACATGCAGATTTACACTTGAAAATAAATTACCGCTCTCTTCCTCATAGCGAAACGATAGATCGTCTATTTTAAGGACATCATTGCCGCTTCTTCTATTAATCTGGAAAGAGAAATTTGCTGAAATCTCAGCGCCTAATGGTTTATCTAATTTTTCCATCTTCTGCAGCTGTTTCCTGCGGCTTTGTGCGCGTTTTGTTGTCGATGCACGGGCAATATTACGCTGGATAAAATCTTCCATTTTGTTAATTTCGGTTTGCTGTTTCTCAAATTCGTTTAATTCCTTCTCATAATCAATGGCTTTTTGCTCTAGATATTTGCTGTAGCTCCCATGGTATTTCTTCGTTTTATGGCGGGAAATTTCATAAACAATAGCCACCGTTTTATCTAGAAAATAACGATCATGGGAAACAATCACTACCGCACCGGGATAGCTCATAAGATAGTTTTCCAGCCACCCAAGTGTATCAATATCCAAATGGTTTGTTGGCTCATCTAATAGGAGCAGTTCCGGTTTTTTTAATAAAAGTTGTCCTAATGCCAGGCGTGTCTTTTGCCCGCCGCTGAGTTCATTAATAGGTGTGTTGTAATCATAATCCTGAAAATTCAAGCCGGTCAGCACTGCCTTGATATCTGCTTCATAGGTGTAGCCACCCTCGTTTTGAAACGTTTGTTGCAACTTATCATAATCCTGCAGAAGTTTTTCATAATGTGTGCCGGAGAGTTCTGATGCTTGTTCCATTTTTCGTTCCATGGCTCTGAGTTCCTGTTCTTGAGCGGTTAAGTGCTGGAATACATCAGCCATTTCATCCCAAATTGTTTTTACAGAATCTAAAGCTGTATGCTGCGATAAATATCCGATCGTAAGGTTTTTTGGCCTAAATAATTCACCTTCGTCATAGGTTAACTCGCTGGCCATAATTTTGAGTAACGTCGATTTACCTGAACCGTTTCTCCCAACAATAGCTATTCGATCATTGCTTTTCACTTCAAGTTTTACATTTGATAAAATTTCATCAGCCCCGAAAGATTTCGAAAGCTCATTTAATTGCATTACTATCATTTCGTTCACCTCATCTACCCCAGTGTATCGCACTCAGAATCTTTGGGGCAACAATTGTGAAATTAATCACGACTTTCTCTGAGATTTCTGCTAAAATGAGGGGTAGACCATTAGAAGGCAGTTAAGAAAGTATAAAATACTTTCTTACTGCATAAGTGCAACTAAGGCTGTCACCCAAAAGCTTGGTGCAACCAAGTTTTCTAACGAAGAGAGGAATAACTATGGATCAGAATAAGATACCACAGGCAACAGCGAAGCGTTTACCTTTATATTATCGATTTTTAAATAATTTAAACCATCAGGGGAAGTCACGCGTCTCTTCAAAAGAACTTAGTGAAGCAGTAAAGGTAGATTCGGCAACGATTCGAAGGGACTTTTCCTACTTTGGGGCATTAGGAAAAAAGGGCTATGGCTATAATGTGGAATATTTGCTTGGATTTTTCCGCAAGACATTGGATCAAGATGAGGTGACTGACGTAGCCTTAATTGGTGTAGGGAATTTAGGAACTGCTTTTTTACATTATAATTTTATGAAAAACAATAATATCCGGATAAAAATGGCTTTTGATACAGACAGGGATAAAGCGGATACAGATATTGGCGGAGTGCCGATCTATCATATAGATGATTTGGAAGCGAAAATGGAGGCTATAAAAGTAGTGATTTTAACAATACCCGCAAGTGAAGCGGAGGGAATTACCGGACGATTGGTGGAGCAGGGAATATCAGGAATTCTTAACTTTACACCTGCACGCCTGACCGTACCACATTATATTCGTGTACATCATATTGATTTGGCTGTTGAACTACAGGCGCTTGTGTACTTTCTGAAGCATTATCCATTAGAGAGGAAGGGCGAGCTGGATTCGTAGTGGTTGGAAAGCGCGAACTCAAGCGAGAGGCACCTCAAATTCGAGCGAGGATCGTGGCAACTCGAGCGGGAGCACCTGCAAATAATTAAAGTGGCTGAAAATATTGGATTTTACACAACAATAGGGATACAAATCAGTCTGATTTGTATCCCTAAATATTTTCTCCGTTTAACTGAATCCGTTACGCAGATTCAGTTCTACTTCTTTTTCTTTGCCCGAAAGTGGTCGGATAACATTCTAAATCCTACACCGAAATCAAGTGTAGCAACAAGTGCAAAAATGATGGTTGTAAAATCCCATGTTGAATCCCCAAATTGAGTTGCTAGATATATGAATCCTATACCCATGGCAAAATAAATGATTGCCATACCCATAAATTAACCTCCTAAAAAGATCATCTGCATCTGTTCCAGTTCTCGCTGCATCCGTTCAATGTCCTCCGGAGTCAAACCGAATTGTGCGGCAACGACAATGGTGTTCATTGCCGCATGTACGATAATAGGTACAAGAATCCGCTTTGTCTTCACATAGAGAAAGGCAAAGACAAACCCCATCGAAGCATAAATTAGGAGGTGTGTAGGATCTAAATGAATAAACCCGAATATTAGAGCAGACAATAACGCCGCGATAAAGAAGTTAGTCCGTGCATAAAATTGACCAAAAATAATTTTACGGAAGATAATTTCTTCTAACACAGGTGCTATTATCGCAGGGATAATCATAAATAGTGGCGCAGCACGTGAAATATCCATGATCTGTTGTGTATTCTCAGAGCCAGGGTCGATTCCAAGCAGTTCTATTTCAATCGTAGCAGCAAGACCTTGAGCTAGGAAGGCCATAAACACCCCAATTATTGACCATCCAATCATAGCCCCAATGGGAGCGGCCTCACGTGAATTTCCGGTTTTCATATCAGGTCTTAATAAGAAAAGCACAACCACAAGCGCCAAAGCAAAGCTTATAATTGACCAGTAAATAACAGCATCGAATTCACTTATAGGGAGAACTAAGTACAGGATGGGCGCAAAAATAACCCCCGAAAACTGCATAATAAGATAGGTTAAAATGACCCACCAATATCGTTTTGGCAAAATATAACGACTCCTTTAAAAATATATGTACTACTAGTGTATGTTTCATCTAAAGATCTATTTACAATCATACATTTTATCACAGTTTTCCCTCAGATAATAATAGAACGTCTCAGGGGAGTACCCGAACAGTGCCTGTCACGCCCCGTATTTTGTCGAATGTCGTCATACTAAACTAAAAAATTAGTATCACATTATACTTGCATTTTTAGAAAGAATTATTTATTATATTAATTGGGATTAGCACTCGGAGCATAAGAGTGCTAACATGAACAAAAATGATATGGAATTAAGGAGGCTTTCCACATGATTAAACCACTAGGAGATCGCGTAATCATCGAGCTTGTTGAGCAAGAAGAAAAGACTGCAAGCGGTATTGTACTTCCAGACTCTGCACAAGAAAAACCGCAAGAAGGTAAAGTAGTTGCAGTTGGTTCCGGACGAGTAACTGATAATGGTGAAAAAGTTGCTCCAGAAGTTGCACAAGGGGATGCTATTATCTTCTCCAAATTTGCAGGTACGGAAGTGAAATACGAAGGCAAGGAATACTTAATTCTTCGTGAGAATGATATTTTAGCTGTCATTAGCTAAGAAATAATAAAAATTTTCGGACTAGAATAGAAGGAGGAAATTTTCATATGGCTAAACAACTTAAATTTAATGAAGACGCACGTCGCGCAATGCTTCGTGGTGTAGATACATTAGCAGATGCTGTAAAAGTAACACTCGGACCAAAAGGCCGTAATGTTGTATTAGATAAAAAATTCGGTTCTCCATTAATTACAAATGATGGTGTAACAATCGCAAAAGAAATCGAACTGGAAGATGCATTTGAAAATATGGGTGCACAGCTTGTATCCGAAGTAGCATCTAAAACGAATGATGTTGCCGGTGACGGTACAACAACAGCTACAGTACTTGCACAAGCAATGATCACAGAAGGTTTGAAAAACGTAACTTCAGGTGCAAATCCAGTAGGCATCCGTCGCGGGATTGAAAAAGCAGTAGAAGTTGCTGTAAAAGAATTGCAAACCATCGCAGAACCAATTGACAGCAAAGAATCGATTGCTCAAGTTGCATCCGTTTCATCCGGTGACGAAGAAGTCGGAAGCCTGATTTCTGAAGCGATGGAACGCGTTGGTAATGACGGTGTTATCACGATTGAAGAGTCAAAAGGATTCAACACAGAACTTGAAGTTGTTGAAGGTATGCAATTTGACCGTGGCTATGCATCTCCATACATGGTTTCAGACCAGGATAAAATGGAAGCAGTCCTGGAAGATCCATATATTTTAATTACCGATAAGAAAATCGGAAATATCCAGGAAGTATTGCCAATTCTGGAACAGGTTGTACAACAAAGCAGACCGCTTCTAATTATTGCTGAAGATGTTGAAGGAGAAGCACTTGCAACATTAGTTGTGAATAAACTCCGCGGAACATTTAATGCAGTAGCTGTAAAAGCACCTGGATTTGGCGACCGTCGTAAAGCAATGCTTGAAGATATCGCAACATTAACCGGTGCAGAAGTAATTACAGAAGATCTTGGTCTGGATCTTAAGAGCACAGAAATGGAACAATTAGGACGTGCTTCTAAGATTGTTGTTACGAAAGAACATACAACAATTGTAGAAGGATCCGGAAATCCTGAAACCATTTCCTCCCGTGTAGGGCAAATCCGTGCACAAGCAGAGGAAACTACTTCTGATTTTGATAAAGAAAAACTACAAGAACGCCTGGCTAAATTAGCTGGTGGTGTAGCGGTGATCAAAGTCGGTGCTGCAACTGAAACGGAATTGAAAGAACGTAAACTGCGTATTGAAGATGCGTTAAACTCTACACGTGCAGCAGTTCAAGAAGGTATCGTTTCCGGTGGTGGTACAGCACTTGTGAATGTTTACAAGAAAGTAAGTGATTTAACACTTGACGGTGATGAATCAACAGGTGCCAGCATCGTACTTCGTGCACTGGAAGAGCCTGTACGCCAAATCGCCCACAACGCTGGTCTTGAAGGATCAATCGTTGTTGAGCGTCTAAAAGGCGAAGAAGTTGGCGTAGGTTACGACGCTGCAAATGTCCAATGGGTAAACATGGTTGACGCTGGAATTGTTGACCCGGCAAAAGTGGTACGTTATGCACTTCAAAACGCTGCATCTGTAGCAGCAATGTTCCTAACAACCGAAGCTGTAGTCGCAGACAAGCCTGAAGAAGATGGCGGCGCTGCTGGCGGCGGAATGCCTGACATGGGCGGTATGGGTGGAATGGGCGGCATGATGTAAACATGTCTCCATGCCTGTGATGACAGGCCTTTGCCTTTATGCAAAATTGAAAACCTTACAAAATTAAATATAAAGGACGTTTTCGTAGAAGCTGATAATTTTTACGGAGACGTCCTTTTTTCTTTTTATTTACATATGTCTTTTAACCAGAAAGAAAAAGGGTATAAACAAGAGATGGAAATGTAGGCACAACTCATATAAATCGGTATACTAGGGTTTACTAGTTGCGAAAAAACACTCAAAAAGAAATAAAGCATTAGTCACCATAGCTAAAAATAGTCTTGTCAAATGAAGATAGTTTTTCTTTTCAGTTTTAAAATTACCCTACATAGGTATAGTATGATATAGTAGAAATAAGGAATGGATATTTGTGCAACATATGGAAGGACAAACAAAATAATTTAGAAGGAGTGATATTAATGGCAAAACATGAAGACGAAAAACATAAGCACAGCGAACACAACCACCATAACCATGACCATCACCATCATGATGGTGAAGAACATACCCATGACAGTCATCAAAGTCATGCGCATGGCCATGGTAGTCATGGGGGACATGACCATGGCGGTCACGGAGGTCATGGGCATCATGATCATGGAGATATGATCGGAGATTTTAAGAAACGATTCTTTATTTCTTTAATTATTACCATTCCAATTCTCGCTTTATCGCCTATGATTCAAACCTTTATAGGGGTTGATTGGCGTTTTGCTGGTGATATGTTTATTTTATTTGCATTATCAACAGTCGTATTCTTCTATGGTGGCTGGCCATTTATAACAGGTGGAATTAGTGAGTTGAAAGATAAGAATTCTGGAATGATGACACTCATTGCTCTTGCTATTACCATAGCGTACGGATATAGTACCATGGTTGTATTTGGCTGGGAAGGCAATCAGTTATTCTGGGAACTGGCAACATTGGTCGATATTATGTTACTCGGTCACTGGATTGAAATGCGGTCGGTGATGGGTGCATCTAACGCGCTTGAACAGCTGGTGAAACTTATGCCAAACGAAGCACATCGATTAGATGATAATGATCAAGTACAGGATGTGCCTTTATCAGAGTTGAAAAATAATGACAGGGTACTTATAAAACCGGGCGAAAAGATCCCTGTAGACGGAACGATTTTTGATGGGAATTCAGCTATTGATGAATCTATGCTTACGGGGGAATCCGTTCCGGTTGAAAAAGATAAAGGTGATGAAGTTATCGGCGGATCGATTAATAAGGAAGGCTCCCTTACCGTACAGGTTGAAAAAACGGGGGAAGATTCCTATTTATCACAGGTTATTACAATGGTAAGGGAAGCACAGGAATCAAAATCCAGAACACAGGATTTGACGAACCGCGCGGCTAAGTGGTTATTTTACCTTGCACTAGCTGCCGGCTTTGCGACCTTATTTATTTGGTTGCTCTTGGGGTACTCTTTTGATGTTGCCATTGAACGGATGGTTACCGTTATGGTTATTACCTGTCCGCATGCGCTCGGACTCGCAGCACCTCTTGTTGTAGCAGTTTCTACATCTATTTCTGCCAAAAAAGGATTGTTAATCCGGAACCGTGCTAATTTTGAAGGGGCACGTAATTTGAATGCAGTTGTTTTTGATAAAACAGGTACACTGACAAAAGGTGAATTTGGTGTAACTAATATCGTGCCTAGTGAGGGATATAACGAAGGAGATCTTTTGAAATATGCTTCCACTGTAGAACAAAACTCTGAACATCCGATAGCAACCGGGATTGTGAAGGAAGCGAAGGAACAAGAGGTTGCTTTAGGAAATTTAACTGATTTCGAGTCCATAACAGGAAAAGGAATTCAAGGGAAAGTGGATGGAAGAAAAGTAAATGTTGTCAGTCCGGGTTATGTAAGTGATAATAATTTTAGTTACGATCAGCAGTTGTTTAATGAAATGTCAGAAGAGGGAAAGACCGTTGTATTTGTACTGGTCGAGGATGAATTAGCCGGTATGGTTGCACTTGCCGATATGGTTCGTGAGACTGCCAAAGAAGCAATCGCATCATTAAAAAAAGAGGGCGTTCATTCGATTATGCTTACAGGTGACAATAAGAAAGTAGCAAACTGGGTGGCAAAACAACTGGGTATCGATGAAGTCTATGCAGAAGTTTTACCGGATGATAAAGCGAATCAGGTGAAACAAATACAAGCAAAAGGCTGGAAGGTTGCGATGACGGGTGATGGGGTAAATGACGCACCTGCCTTGGCAACAGCTGATTTGGGGATTGCTATTGGCGCAGGTACGGATGTAGCAATGGAAACAGCTGATGTGGTGCTTGTGAAAAGCAACCCAAACGATGTTGTGGCATTAATGGATTTATCGAAAAAAACGTATCGAAAAATGGTCCAGAATCTCTGGTGGGCAACAGGTTATAATATTTTTGCCATACCACTGGCAGCAGGTGTCCTAGCACCCATTGGCATTGTACTAAGTCCTGCAGTAGGGGCAGTATTGATGAGTTTGAGTACCATTATTGTTGCGATCAATGCAAAACTATTAAAAGCTTAAGTAATGTCATTAAACAGCTATTTAAGTAAAACTCTAGCGTGAGGTTATTGTAGTAAAATCACGCTAGATCTTTCCGAAGAAGACATGGAGTTTATTATAGAAGTAAAAGAATAAGCAATAGGGGTTAGAGATATGGCTAAATATCATCTGGAAATCTACACGAGACCTACTTGTTCGGATTGCCAGGATTTGAAAAAATTCTTGGAAAGTCATCGTATTCCGAACAAACAATATGATTTAGCAAAACAACCATCAAAAGAAAAAGATCTTATAAATATAACGGGAAATAGAATCGTACCAGCACTTGTATTTTCTGATCCATCCCTTTTGAGGTTAGTGAGAAAGCCAAAAAGCATGATTGGGTTTGAAAGGAATAAGGATGAAATAAAGAGGCTGTTAAATGTAGGATAGCTAATATCATTATGATTAGAGCGGGAGTATTTTTGGCTAAATACCCTCCCTCCCTCCCTCCCTCCCTCCCTCCCTAGCTAGGTATGGTAATTATGAATAAGGTGTAATTTAACCTTTTCCTGGTTTTTTGTTGACAATAATACCATTCGGGGGTATAGTGTAAGTATAAAAGAAAAGGAAGTGATTTATTTGGATAAATTCTTACATGATCACCCAAGTACCCCAAGAACAGAAGCTGAAAAGGAAAAAACGATTAACCGCCTGAAACGGATAGAAGGTCAAGTTCGTGGAATACAGAAAATGGTGGAAGAGGATCGCTATTGTGTAGATATTTTAGTACAAATTAGCGCCATTCAATCCGCATTAAAAAATGTAGGCTTCGCTGTCACGGAGCGACATATCAACCATTGTGTTAGTGATGCGATTAAACAAGGAGAAGGCGCGGAAACGATTGAGGAATTAATGAGTGTACTGAAGCAGTT is part of the Virgibacillus sp. NKC19-16 genome and harbors:
- a CDS encoding metal-sensing transcriptional repressor, which gives rise to MDKFLHDHPSTPRTEAEKEKTINRLKRIEGQVRGIQKMVEEDRYCVDILVQISAIQSALKNVGFAVTERHINHCVSDAIKQGEGAETIEELMSVLKQFSK
- a CDS encoding heavy metal translocating P-type ATPase — encoded protein: MAKHEDEKHKHSEHNHHNHDHHHHDGEEHTHDSHQSHAHGHGSHGGHDHGGHGGHGHHDHGDMIGDFKKRFFISLIITIPILALSPMIQTFIGVDWRFAGDMFILFALSTVVFFYGGWPFITGGISELKDKNSGMMTLIALAITIAYGYSTMVVFGWEGNQLFWELATLVDIMLLGHWIEMRSVMGASNALEQLVKLMPNEAHRLDDNDQVQDVPLSELKNNDRVLIKPGEKIPVDGTIFDGNSAIDESMLTGESVPVEKDKGDEVIGGSINKEGSLTVQVEKTGEDSYLSQVITMVREAQESKSRTQDLTNRAAKWLFYLALAAGFATLFIWLLLGYSFDVAIERMVTVMVITCPHALGLAAPLVVAVSTSISAKKGLLIRNRANFEGARNLNAVVFDKTGTLTKGEFGVTNIVPSEGYNEGDLLKYASTVEQNSEHPIATGIVKEAKEQEVALGNLTDFESITGKGIQGKVDGRKVNVVSPGYVSDNNFSYDQQLFNEMSEEGKTVVFVLVEDELAGMVALADMVRETAKEAIASLKKEGVHSIMLTGDNKKVANWVAKQLGIDEVYAEVLPDDKANQVKQIQAKGWKVAMTGDGVNDAPALATADLGIAIGAGTDVAMETADVVLVKSNPNDVVALMDLSKKTYRKMVQNLWWATGYNIFAIPLAAGVLAPIGIVLSPAVGAVLMSLSTIIVAINAKLLKA
- a CDS encoding glutaredoxin family protein gives rise to the protein MAKYHLEIYTRPTCSDCQDLKKFLESHRIPNKQYDLAKQPSKEKDLINITGNRIVPALVFSDPSLLRLVRKPKSMIGFERNKDEIKRLLNVG